The following are encoded together in the Halopiger aswanensis genome:
- a CDS encoding helix-turn-helix transcriptional regulator yields the protein MSDDRERNGQGQYADRIPATAALEAFDDREDLGRPLTADDVMDHLDCSRRTAHNKLNALVEDGTLETRKVGARGRVWWVPIEGDPDPDPDPNLEHQQTATRSETESPPPAVREAMAAVDLPGTGATLEARREALLASYEYLIENPSARKSDFLENVYPDHPAEFETDEGWWNAIQPALKELPGVDPPEERGHIWNFLGPDRFTPTLG from the coding sequence ATGAGCGACGATCGTGAGCGAAACGGCCAGGGTCAGTACGCGGACCGAATCCCGGCGACGGCCGCCCTCGAGGCGTTCGACGACCGGGAGGATCTCGGCCGCCCGCTGACGGCGGACGACGTCATGGACCACCTGGACTGCTCGCGGCGGACCGCGCACAACAAACTCAACGCCCTCGTCGAGGACGGAACGCTCGAGACGCGCAAGGTCGGCGCTCGCGGACGGGTCTGGTGGGTCCCGATCGAGGGCGATCCGGACCCGGACCCGGATCCGAATCTGGAACATCAGCAGACTGCGACCCGATCCGAGACGGAGAGCCCGCCGCCCGCGGTCCGAGAAGCGATGGCTGCGGTCGACCTCCCCGGCACGGGTGCGACGCTCGAGGCCCGCCGGGAGGCCCTCCTCGCGTCCTACGAGTACCTCATCGAAAACCCGAGCGCCAGAAAGTCCGACTTCCTCGAGAACGTCTACCCGGATCACCCCGCGGAGTTCGAAACGGACGAGGGCTGGTGGAACGCGATCCAGCCCGCGCTGAAGGAGTTGCCGGGCGTCGACCCGCCGGAAGAGCGCGGCCACATCTGGAACTTCCTCGGGCCCGATCGGTTCACGCCGACGCTCGGGTGA
- a CDS encoding L-lactate permease: protein MASGLEIAAAALPLVLAGVLLVGLLWPATRSMPIAYVTAVAVGLGIWGMPVDYVAAASIVGAMTAIQILWIVFGALLLLYTLMQAGAFDRINQGFATISDDRRVQIILLGLFLAAFIEGAAGFGTPAAVVAPLLLALGFPALAAVIAGLIGHILAVTYGAVGTPIIIGIENPLASAEATNTAITNAGFTVQEYSLEVAVWAATYHTLIGFVMPLFAVGMVVYFFGDTEERSLEPMWEVAPLCLFSGIAFVVPYWLSAQISAEFPSLVGAMVGGAIVVSTLKAGYFTPDEEWDFPPREEWPDHWVGTIEPGQSSSPDVTSGTGDPAAADGGVSSANMSLLRAWTPYILLVVLLVVTRVVDPLPSILQQFGTQWTNILGTGLSGGIDWVYVPGFWLVVCALIAIPLYGMSGRQVKSAFAETGQKLVSPLIALVFVIAMVQVMLQSGAHAESAESMIFVLAQTTADIVGPAYPFISALIGALGAAMAGSNTVSNITFGGFQFEAAQQLGLPTQIIVGAQAVGGAIGNLVAIHNVVAALATVGLVGQEGRVMRLNLIPLIYYATGVGIVATLFSYVLFPGLF, encoded by the coding sequence ATGGCTAGCGGGCTCGAGATCGCGGCCGCAGCGTTGCCGCTCGTTCTGGCTGGCGTCCTCCTCGTTGGGCTGCTCTGGCCCGCCACGCGGTCGATGCCGATCGCCTACGTCACTGCAGTGGCTGTCGGGCTCGGCATCTGGGGGATGCCGGTCGATTACGTGGCCGCAGCGTCGATCGTCGGCGCCATGACGGCGATACAGATCCTCTGGATCGTCTTCGGCGCGTTGCTCCTGCTATACACGCTGATGCAGGCCGGCGCGTTCGACCGCATCAACCAGGGGTTCGCAACGATCAGCGACGATCGACGAGTACAGATCATTCTGCTCGGACTCTTCCTCGCCGCGTTCATCGAGGGGGCAGCTGGCTTCGGCACTCCGGCGGCGGTCGTCGCCCCGCTCTTACTGGCCCTCGGCTTCCCGGCGCTTGCCGCGGTGATCGCCGGACTGATCGGTCACATACTCGCGGTCACGTACGGGGCCGTCGGGACGCCGATTATCATCGGGATCGAAAACCCGCTGGCCTCGGCTGAGGCGACGAATACGGCGATCACCAACGCCGGGTTTACCGTTCAGGAGTACTCCCTCGAGGTCGCTGTGTGGGCGGCGACTTACCACACGCTCATCGGCTTCGTGATGCCGCTTTTCGCGGTCGGCATGGTCGTTTACTTCTTCGGCGACACCGAAGAACGGAGCCTCGAGCCAATGTGGGAAGTCGCACCGCTGTGTCTGTTTTCGGGAATCGCGTTCGTCGTCCCGTACTGGCTGTCGGCACAGATCAGTGCGGAGTTCCCAAGCTTGGTGGGTGCGATGGTCGGCGGTGCGATCGTCGTCAGCACGCTCAAAGCAGGCTACTTCACGCCTGACGAAGAGTGGGACTTCCCGCCCCGCGAGGAGTGGCCCGACCACTGGGTCGGAACGATCGAACCCGGCCAGTCCAGTTCGCCAGACGTGACCAGCGGCACCGGCGACCCTGCGGCTGCGGACGGCGGCGTCAGCTCGGCCAACATGTCGCTGCTCCGTGCCTGGACGCCGTACATTCTGCTGGTCGTCTTGCTCGTCGTCACGCGAGTCGTCGATCCGCTTCCGTCCATCCTGCAGCAGTTCGGAACGCAGTGGACCAACATCCTCGGCACGGGACTCAGCGGCGGGATCGACTGGGTGTACGTCCCCGGCTTCTGGTTGGTGGTCTGTGCGCTGATCGCGATCCCCCTGTACGGGATGTCCGGACGGCAGGTCAAATCCGCCTTCGCGGAGACGGGGCAGAAACTCGTTTCACCGCTGATCGCGCTCGTGTTCGTCATCGCGATGGTCCAGGTGATGCTCCAGTCGGGCGCTCACGCGGAGAGCGCCGAGAGTATGATCTTCGTCCTCGCCCAGACGACTGCGGACATCGTCGGTCCGGCCTATCCGTTCATCTCCGCGCTCATCGGCGCGCTCGGCGCGGCGATGGCCGGCTCGAACACGGTGTCGAACATCACCTTCGGCGGCTTCCAGTTCGAGGCCGCCCAACAGCTCGGGCTGCCGACGCAGATCATCGTCGGCGCCCAGGCCGTCGGCGGCGCCATCGGCAACCTCGTGGCGATCCACAATGTCGTCGCCGCGCTCGCGACCGTCGGCCTCGTCGGTCAGGAAGGCCGCGTGATGCGGTTGAACCTGATCCCGCTGATCTACTACGCGACCGGGGTCGGGATCGTCGCGACGCTGTTCAGCTACGTCCTCTTCCCCGGCCTCTTCTAG
- a CDS encoding LUD domain-containing protein, whose translation MSSADREAKAERIRHLLETEGDAVEANTLGFNRGRYESVAELEDYEALKTEARAIKEDAIERLPELIDEVRAAVEENGGTVYLADDAADANRYIREVASEKSADRVVKSKSMTSEELEVNEALERDGVDVVETDLGEWVLQVADDAPSHIVAPAIHKSREEIARLFNTQFDPEEPLETAEELTMFARERLGELIADADVGMTGANFITADSGSIMLVTSEGNARKSAVVPDTHVAVAGVEKIVPSVEDLAPFIELIGRSGTGQDITSYISLLTPPVDSPVVDFDDPDVAFADRDDDREFHLVLIDNGRTALREDEHLRETLYCIRCSACANTCANFQSVGGHAFGGETYTGGIATGWEAGVHGQDSAAEFNDLCTGCSRCVEACPVKIDIPWINTVVRDRINREGDDGRFEFLVEGLTPDEEPAGLDLQKRLFGNYETLAKLGSATAPLSNWTASVGPVRSLMERLVGIDGRRELPEFERRTLVDWFEARGPRVPAGDADREVVLYPDVYTNYVDVERGKAAVRVLESLGVHVRIPSVPGSGRAPLSQGMIETADEKASRVYAALAEHVDAGRDVVAIEPSDLAMFRSEYEKLLPEQSYERLRERSYDVLEYVYGLLENGADGTGLRTGDGGPEIAYHSHCQQRTLGLDRYTRAVLEELEYDVIESDVECCGMAGSFGYKREYYELSMDVGDRLAEQFTEPEARERLVVASGTSCEEQLGDLLARDAVHPVEVLDPQSRSRLE comes from the coding sequence ATGAGTAGTGCCGACCGCGAGGCGAAAGCCGAACGAATTCGCCACCTCCTCGAGACCGAGGGCGACGCCGTCGAGGCGAACACGCTCGGCTTCAATCGGGGCCGGTACGAGTCGGTCGCCGAACTCGAGGACTACGAGGCGCTGAAAACGGAGGCCCGCGCGATCAAGGAGGACGCGATCGAGCGCCTCCCCGAACTGATCGACGAAGTCCGGGCGGCAGTCGAGGAAAACGGCGGGACGGTCTACCTCGCCGACGACGCTGCCGACGCCAATCGCTACATTCGGGAGGTTGCCAGCGAGAAATCGGCCGATCGAGTGGTGAAGTCGAAGTCGATGACCAGCGAGGAACTCGAAGTCAACGAGGCGCTCGAGCGCGACGGCGTCGATGTCGTCGAGACCGACCTCGGCGAGTGGGTGCTGCAGGTCGCCGACGACGCGCCCAGCCACATCGTCGCGCCGGCGATCCACAAGTCCCGCGAGGAGATAGCCCGACTCTTCAACACGCAGTTCGACCCCGAGGAACCGCTCGAGACCGCCGAGGAGTTGACGATGTTCGCGCGCGAGCGGCTGGGCGAACTGATCGCCGACGCTGACGTCGGCATGACCGGTGCGAACTTTATCACGGCCGATTCGGGCTCGATCATGCTGGTCACGAGCGAGGGCAACGCTCGGAAGTCGGCCGTCGTTCCCGACACGCACGTCGCGGTCGCGGGCGTCGAGAAGATCGTGCCCTCCGTGGAGGACCTCGCGCCGTTCATCGAACTGATCGGCCGATCGGGAACCGGCCAGGATATTACCTCCTACATCTCCTTGCTAACGCCGCCGGTCGACTCGCCCGTCGTCGACTTCGACGACCCCGACGTCGCGTTCGCCGACCGCGACGACGACCGCGAGTTTCACCTCGTGTTGATCGACAACGGCCGGACGGCGCTGCGCGAGGACGAACACCTCCGCGAAACCCTCTACTGTATCCGGTGTTCGGCCTGTGCCAACACGTGCGCGAACTTCCAGTCGGTCGGCGGTCACGCCTTCGGCGGCGAGACTTACACCGGCGGCATCGCAACCGGCTGGGAAGCCGGCGTCCACGGTCAGGACAGCGCCGCGGAGTTCAACGACCTCTGTACGGGCTGTTCGCGTTGCGTCGAGGCGTGTCCGGTGAAGATCGACATCCCGTGGATCAACACCGTCGTCCGCGACCGGATCAACCGCGAGGGCGACGACGGGCGGTTCGAGTTCCTCGTCGAGGGGCTCACGCCCGACGAGGAACCGGCCGGCCTCGACCTGCAAAAGCGGCTGTTCGGCAACTACGAGACGCTCGCGAAGCTCGGGTCTGCGACCGCGCCGCTCTCGAACTGGACGGCGAGCGTCGGCCCCGTTCGGTCGCTCATGGAACGTCTCGTCGGCATCGACGGCCGGCGCGAACTGCCCGAGTTCGAGCGACGGACGCTCGTCGACTGGTTCGAAGCCCGCGGGCCGCGCGTCCCCGCTGGGGACGCCGACCGCGAGGTCGTCCTCTACCCCGACGTCTACACGAACTACGTCGACGTCGAGCGCGGAAAGGCAGCCGTCCGCGTCCTCGAGTCCCTCGGCGTTCACGTCCGGATCCCGTCGGTTCCAGGCAGCGGCCGCGCACCGCTCTCGCAGGGGATGATCGAGACGGCCGACGAGAAGGCGAGTCGCGTCTACGCCGCCCTGGCCGAACACGTCGACGCCGGTCGGGACGTCGTCGCGATCGAGCCCAGCGACCTCGCGATGTTCCGCAGCGAGTACGAGAAGCTACTCCCCGAGCAGTCATACGAGCGGCTGCGGGAGAGAAGCTACGACGTGCTCGAGTACGTCTACGGGCTGCTCGAGAACGGGGCCGACGGGACGGGGCTCCGGACCGGCGACGGCGGACCGGAGATCGCCTACCACTCCCACTGCCAGCAGCGGACGCTCGGCCTCGATCGGTACACTCGCGCCGTCCTGGAGGAACTCGAGTACGACGTGATCGAAAGCGACGTCGAGTGTTGCGGCATGGCCGGCAGTTTCGGTTACAAGCGCGAGTACTACGAACTGAGTATGGACGTCGGCGACCGCCTCGCAGAGCAGTTCACCGAGCCCGAGGCCCGTGAGCGGCTCGTCGTCGCCAGCGGGACGTCCTGCGAAGAACAGTTAGGGGACCTGCTCGCCCGAGACGCGGTGCACCCGGTCGAAGTGCTCGATCCGCAGTCGCGCTCCCGGCTCGAGTGA
- a CDS encoding L-lactate permease yields the protein MAELIAVALAAVPLIVVSVLLVGFLWPATRAMPIAWLSALVVAAFGWGMPVRWLAAATIEGVLIAVQILFIVFGALVLLYTMLRAGAFDVLNAGFARISDDRRVQIVLIAFFLSTFIEGAAGFGAPAAVVAPLLLGLGFPALAAVVAALIGHIIAVTYGAVGTPIIVGIREPMANVSGIASAIESGGLTPNEFAVNVAAWAATYHLLVGFVMPLFVVGMVVYFFGDSDDRSIRPALAVWPLCLFAGLAFVVPYWLSAWFISAEFPALVGSMVGAAITIAALRAGYFLPDEEWTFPDQSEWPDHWTGSIQPTDARSVLAGTHDISLARAWSPYLLLVVLLMFTRLFDPFPALLRGEQVSLFGRQVSLVLGTTATEFGEFTVGLFLFEWTNVLGTGLGSGINFVSVPGTWLLVSAIVAVSLFDMNRRQIAEAWGGATSKLISPLIALVFVLAMAQVMLQSGSHAEGTESMIVVLGTATANVVGPAYPMVAALIGALGAALVGSNTVSNITFGPFQFVAAQRLGFSKELIVGAQAVGGAIGNLVAIHNVVAALATVDLIGEEGRVIRLNLVPLVYYTVFVGFWALLFTYVLFPEVF from the coding sequence ATGGCTGAGTTGATCGCGGTCGCCCTCGCGGCGGTCCCGCTGATCGTCGTCAGCGTGCTCCTCGTCGGCTTCCTCTGGCCCGCCACGCGCGCGATGCCGATCGCTTGGCTCTCGGCGCTCGTCGTCGCCGCGTTCGGCTGGGGGATGCCCGTTAGATGGTTGGCCGCGGCGACCATCGAAGGGGTGTTGATCGCCGTCCAGATCCTCTTTATTGTCTTCGGGGCGCTCGTCCTGTTGTACACGATGCTTCGGGCGGGGGCGTTCGACGTACTCAACGCCGGATTCGCGCGAATCAGCGACGATCGTCGCGTCCAGATCGTCCTGATCGCGTTCTTCCTCTCGACGTTCATCGAGGGCGCGGCCGGCTTCGGGGCGCCGGCCGCGGTCGTTGCACCGCTGCTGCTCGGCCTGGGCTTCCCCGCGCTGGCCGCCGTCGTCGCCGCACTGATCGGCCACATCATCGCGGTTACCTACGGCGCAGTCGGGACGCCGATCATCGTGGGTATCAGGGAACCGATGGCGAACGTCTCCGGGATCGCGTCGGCGATCGAATCCGGCGGGCTGACGCCGAACGAGTTCGCGGTCAACGTCGCCGCGTGGGCCGCGACCTACCACCTGCTGGTCGGCTTCGTCATGCCGCTTTTCGTCGTCGGGATGGTCGTCTACTTCTTCGGCGACTCCGACGATCGATCGATCAGACCGGCGCTCGCGGTGTGGCCCCTCTGTCTGTTCGCCGGCCTGGCTTTCGTGGTTCCCTACTGGCTGTCCGCGTGGTTCATCAGCGCCGAATTCCCGGCGCTCGTGGGCTCGATGGTCGGTGCGGCGATCACGATCGCCGCGCTCCGCGCGGGATACTTCCTCCCCGACGAGGAGTGGACCTTTCCCGACCAGAGCGAGTGGCCCGACCACTGGACCGGATCGATCCAGCCGACGGACGCCAGGAGCGTCCTCGCCGGAACACACGATATCTCGCTCGCACGCGCCTGGTCTCCGTACCTCCTGCTGGTCGTGTTATTGATGTTCACCCGCCTCTTCGACCCGTTCCCGGCCCTGCTTCGCGGTGAGCAGGTGTCGCTTTTCGGGCGGCAAGTGTCGCTCGTGCTGGGAACGACCGCGACGGAGTTCGGCGAGTTCACCGTCGGCCTGTTCCTCTTCGAGTGGACGAACGTTCTCGGGACCGGTCTCGGAAGCGGCATCAACTTCGTTTCCGTCCCCGGCACCTGGCTGCTGGTGAGCGCGATCGTGGCGGTCAGCCTCTTCGATATGAATCGTCGGCAGATCGCGGAGGCGTGGGGCGGCGCGACCTCGAAGCTGATCTCGCCGCTGATCGCGCTGGTGTTCGTGCTCGCGATGGCGCAGGTGATGCTTCAATCGGGCTCGCACGCCGAAGGGACCGAGAGCATGATCGTCGTCCTCGGTACCGCGACGGCGAACGTGGTCGGGCCGGCTTACCCGATGGTCGCCGCGCTCATCGGCGCGCTCGGCGCCGCGCTCGTCGGATCGAACACCGTCTCGAACATCACGTTCGGCCCGTTCCAGTTCGTGGCGGCCCAGCGACTCGGCTTCTCGAAGGAACTGATCGTCGGCGCCCAGGCCGTCGGCGGCGCGATCGGCAATCTCGTGGCGATCCACAACGTCGTCGCCGCACTCGCGACCGTCGACCTCATCGGCGAGGAGGGGCGCGTGATCCGACTCAATCTGGTCCCGCTCGTCTACTACACCGTGTTCGTCGGCTTCTGGGCGCTCCTGTTTACCTACGTGCTCTTCCCGGAGGTGTTCTAA
- a CDS encoding LUD domain-containing protein, with protein MSIDTGVASERFEAALADLDVPVTYAEPTAFDRTLRSIARDPAIGTPLPFESVSLPEWVDEDPTPTSLESAKTGITAASMAIADYGSVVLPATDEGAEQVSLFPDLHVAVVRLADIVPNMQTAIDRLGPHLRDGGSAIVATGPSATADMGALVQGAHGPKEVHVVVLRGTESETAGETDE; from the coding sequence ATGAGTATCGACACAGGAGTCGCCTCTGAGCGGTTCGAAGCCGCGCTCGCGGACCTCGACGTACCGGTCACGTACGCCGAACCGACGGCGTTCGATCGCACGCTACGGTCGATCGCCCGCGACCCCGCGATCGGAACGCCGCTCCCGTTCGAATCGGTCTCGCTCCCCGAGTGGGTCGACGAGGATCCGACGCCCACGAGTCTCGAGTCGGCGAAGACGGGAATTACGGCCGCCTCGATGGCGATCGCGGACTACGGAAGCGTCGTCCTGCCCGCGACCGACGAGGGAGCGGAACAGGTGAGTCTCTTTCCGGATCTGCACGTCGCCGTCGTTCGCCTGGCGGACATCGTTCCGAACATGCAAACCGCGATCGATCGCCTGGGTCCCCACCTCCGCGACGGGGGCAGCGCCATCGTTGCGACCGGACCGAGTGCAACCGCCGACATGGGCGCGCTCGTGCAAGGTGCACACGGGCCCAAGGAGGTCCACGTCGTCGTTCTCCGAGGGACCGAGTCGGAAACGGCGGGTGAGACGGATGAGTAG
- a CDS encoding DUF7518 family protein, which produces MSNNRVEQLESTVAELESTVEGLTDELIEAKERIRVLEAELDAETPTRVPERRSDEAKTDDTATTTEAAPDEVAEAADAANVDAETDADEDLSGDEAEDSGTDDIIIA; this is translated from the coding sequence ATGTCGAACAACCGCGTCGAGCAGCTCGAATCGACGGTCGCGGAACTCGAGTCGACGGTAGAGGGACTCACGGACGAGCTCATCGAAGCGAAAGAGCGCATCCGCGTCCTCGAGGCGGAGCTCGATGCCGAAACGCCGACGCGCGTCCCCGAGCGACGGAGCGACGAGGCCAAGACGGACGATACCGCAACGACGACGGAAGCGGCACCGGACGAAGTTGCCGAGGCCGCCGACGCCGCCAACGTCGACGCCGAAACGGACGCCGACGAGGACCTGTCCGGCGACGAAGCGGAAGACTCAGGTACCGACGACATCATTATCGCGTAA
- a CDS encoding AMP-binding protein codes for MPENTDTDAGTDGDSGLEAVDEIVHEPDPAFVESTNVYAFMREYGIDDYDELIERTTTDLEGVEESGLEWFWDEVVDYLGIEFDEDYDRVRDDSDGPQFSDWYVGGELNVAHNAVDRHAAVDEERRNKVATIWEGEDGEVREVTYHELHRQANQVANALEERGIDTGDTVGLYMPMVPEVVSILYGCLKVGAIAVPIFSGFGVDAVATRLEDAECSVLFTGDGFYRRGDPVFLKSTADRAIEQAGRVERAIVFDRLGSSDRANEHEIPWTDDRDEWWGAAVDAQDDAYETKSLPSSHESMLLYSSGTTGKPKGIVQTHAGVQVQCAKEVYFGMDLKPADRFFWVSDIGWMMGPWTLIGTHTFGGTVFMYEGAPDYPDPDRFWSMIDRHNLTQFGISPTAIRALRKHGDQWLEDHDLSSLRVLGSTGEPWDPESWRWFYENVGNGECPIINISGGTEICGCFLMPMPIQSLKPCTLGGPGLGMDIDIVDENGDSVADEHERGYLVARSSCPSMTKSLWSGDDRYLEEYWSTWPDLWDHGDWAQQDEDGFWFLHGRADDALNVAGRKVGPAEVEGALIDHDAVNQAAAIGAPDETTGTAVVTYVVLEDGYGESDELREELREQVGAELGKPFRPREVLFVDEFPKTQSGKIIRRAIEATYAGDDLGDLSSIENPEALDELEAAR; via the coding sequence ATGCCCGAGAACACCGACACCGATGCCGGAACTGACGGCGACAGCGGTCTCGAGGCCGTCGACGAGATCGTCCACGAGCCCGATCCCGCGTTCGTCGAGTCGACCAACGTCTACGCGTTCATGCGGGAGTACGGGATCGACGACTACGACGAACTGATCGAGCGAACGACGACTGACCTCGAGGGGGTCGAGGAATCGGGGCTCGAGTGGTTCTGGGACGAGGTGGTCGACTATCTCGGAATCGAGTTCGACGAGGACTACGACAGGGTACGGGACGACAGCGACGGCCCGCAGTTCTCCGACTGGTACGTCGGCGGCGAGCTCAACGTCGCCCACAACGCCGTCGACCGACACGCCGCCGTCGACGAGGAGCGGCGCAACAAAGTCGCGACCATCTGGGAGGGCGAGGACGGCGAGGTCCGCGAGGTAACCTACCACGAACTCCACCGGCAGGCGAATCAGGTCGCGAACGCCCTCGAGGAGCGCGGGATCGACACGGGCGACACCGTCGGACTCTACATGCCGATGGTACCGGAGGTCGTCTCGATTCTCTACGGCTGTCTCAAGGTCGGCGCGATCGCGGTGCCGATCTTCTCCGGCTTCGGCGTGGACGCGGTCGCGACCCGCCTCGAGGACGCCGAGTGCTCGGTGCTGTTCACGGGCGACGGGTTCTACCGACGCGGGGATCCCGTCTTCCTCAAGTCGACGGCCGACAGGGCGATCGAACAGGCGGGCCGCGTCGAGCGCGCGATCGTCTTCGATCGATTGGGTTCCAGCGACCGGGCGAACGAACACGAAATTCCCTGGACCGACGACCGCGACGAGTGGTGGGGCGCGGCCGTCGACGCGCAAGACGACGCCTACGAGACGAAATCGCTGCCCTCGAGCCACGAGTCGATGCTCCTCTACTCGTCGGGGACGACCGGGAAGCCGAAGGGGATCGTCCAGACTCACGCGGGCGTGCAGGTTCAGTGTGCGAAGGAGGTCTACTTCGGGATGGACCTCAAGCCCGCGGATCGGTTCTTCTGGGTCTCGGACATCGGCTGGATGATGGGGCCGTGGACGCTGATCGGAACCCACACCTTCGGCGGCACGGTCTTCATGTACGAGGGCGCGCCCGACTACCCCGATCCCGACCGGTTCTGGTCGATGATCGACCGGCACAACCTGACGCAGTTCGGCATCTCTCCCACGGCGATCCGGGCGCTCCGCAAGCACGGGGACCAGTGGCTCGAGGACCACGACCTCTCCTCCCTTCGCGTACTGGGTTCGACGGGCGAGCCGTGGGATCCCGAATCCTGGCGCTGGTTCTACGAGAACGTGGGGAACGGCGAGTGCCCGATCATCAACATCTCCGGCGGCACGGAGATCTGTGGCTGTTTTCTGATGCCGATGCCGATCCAGTCGCTCAAACCCTGCACGCTCGGCGGGCCCGGGCTCGGAATGGACATCGATATCGTCGACGAGAACGGTGACTCCGTGGCCGACGAGCACGAGCGCGGCTACCTCGTCGCCCGCAGTTCCTGCCCCTCGATGACGAAGTCCCTGTGGTCCGGAGACGACCGCTATCTCGAGGAGTACTGGTCGACCTGGCCGGACCTGTGGGACCACGGCGATTGGGCCCAGCAGGACGAAGACGGGTTCTGGTTCCTCCACGGCCGGGCCGACGACGCCCTGAACGTCGCCGGGCGCAAGGTAGGGCCCGCCGAAGTCGAAGGCGCCTTGATCGACCACGACGCGGTCAACCAGGCCGCAGCGATCGGCGCACCGGACGAGACGACCGGAACGGCGGTCGTTACCTACGTCGTTCTCGAGGACGGCTACGGGGAAAGCGACGAGTTACGCGAGGAACTGCGCGAGCAGGTCGGTGCCGAGTTGGGCAAGCCGTTCCGCCCGCGCGAGGTGCTGTTCGTCGACGAATTCCCCAAAACCCAGTCGGGTAAAATCATCCGCCGAGCCATCGAAGCGACCTACGCGGGCGACGATCTGGGCGACCTGAGCAGCATCGAAAATCCGGAAGCGCTCGACGAACTCGAGGCGGCCCGATGA